Part of the Bdellovibrionales bacterium genome is shown below.
AAGAGCCTTGGGATAACCGAATGTTCTCTCGTTGTAACTAAAGACGAATTAAACAGTGGAAATCGGGCTCTTATAGAAACTGTTAAATTTGGACATAGGTTTGCTTCCTCCTTTTCTCTTGAAACCTCCGAATCGCCGGAGTGGATCGAGCTAAAAGCCCTATGGGGCGATCTCTTTTCCACAGTTAAACTGCCAATAGAATTGAAAATTAACAACCATGACCATGTTTTTGCGGATTATACTGCATTTTACGATTTTGTTATGGAAGAGAGCAAGAAAGGTAGCTATGTTCAGCGCTATAAGGGGTTGGGAGAAATGAATCCTGAGCAATTGTGGGAAACAACCCTCAATCCTGAGTTCCGTTTGCTGTTGAGGGTAACAATTGATGATGCCATGGCGGCAGATGAAACCTTCAGTATTTTGATGGGTGATCAGGTTGAACCAAGACGTAAGTTCATTGAAGACAATGCTTTGCTCGCGCGTGAATTGGACGTGTAGAAAAGGTCCATTATGATGGAAAAAACAGATTTAAAGAACGTGATTGATGTTGATATTAACCGTGAAATGCGGGAGGCCTACCTTCAATACTCAATGAGTGTGATTGTCGGACGGGCTTTGCCGGATGTTCGAGATGGCCTCAAGCCTGTTCATCGCCGGATATTGTTTTCTATGCATGAGTTGGGAAATACCCACGACAAGGCGTACAAGAAGTCTGCCCGTGTTGTGGGGGATGTAATTGGTAAGTACCACCCACATGGTGATATGGCTGTGTATGATACGATCGTGAGGATGGCCCAGTCGTTTTCACTGCGTGAACCGCTTGTGGATGGACAGGGCAACTTCGGTTCGATCGATGGAGATGCCGCTGCAGCTCCGCGATACACAGAGATTCGAATGACGGCTCTGACCGAAGAATTATTGGAAGATATTGAGAAGGAGACGGTCGCTTTTGGTCCCAACTATGACGAATCTTTGCTTGTGCCGTTGGTGCTGCCAGCTAAATTTCCAAATCTTTTGATCAACGGCAGCTCAGGTATTGCGGTGGGAATGGCGACGAACATCCCGCCTCACAATCTTTCTGAAGTAGTAGACGGCTGTATTGCTCTTATTAAAGAACCAACAATTAAGACGGATGATTTAATTAAAATTATTCCAGGCCCCGACTTTCCAACGTCCGGAGTTATTGCTGGAACGCAGGGGATTCTTTCCGCTTATAAGAAGGGCCGAGGCGTCATCACTCTTAAGGCTGTTGCAGATATTGAGGTAAAAAAGGATCGAGAGGAGATCATTGTTACGGAGATCCCTTATCAAGTGAACAAGGCAAGGCTCATTGAGAGTATTGCAGACTTGGTTAGGGATAAGAGAGTTGAAGGTATTTCAGATATTCGCGATGAATCTTCTCGTGAAGGGATGAGAATAGTTATTCAGCTGAAGAGAAATGAGAATGCACAAGTCATTCTCAATCGCCTTTACAAGTTCACTCAATTGCAAGTTAGTTATGGCATTATTATGTTGGCTCTTGATTCTAGGTTACAGCCCAAGGTTTATAGCCTCAGGGGGATGCTAGAAGACTTTATTGAGCATCGTAAGGACGTGGTAACACGGCGGTGTATATTTGAATTGAAAAAAGTTGAGGCAAGGGCGCATATTCTTGAAGGCCTAGGCAAGGCTCTTGATGAGATCGAAGCGGTTATTCAAACGATTCGATCTTCGAAAGAAGCGGGAATAGCCCGTCAAAACTTAATTTCCAAGTTTGGCTTTTCAGATAAGCAAGCTCAAGCCATCTTGGAAATGCGCCTTCAGCGGCTAACGGGACTTGAACGGCAAAAAATTCTTGATGAATTGGATGAAATTGTTAAACGAATTGCTTGGCTTCGGCAGGTTTTGGGGAATGTATCGGAGATATTTGCGATCATCATTCAAGAGCTTGAAGATATTAAAAAGCGATTTGGTTCTCCACGAAGGACACGGATTGAGGCTTCAGAGGGAGAAATCGAAGATGAAGATCTGATTGCTGAAGAGGAAATGATCGTAACAATTACTCATACGGGCTATATCAAGCGTATTGCTGTTGATGAATATCGTGTGCAGAGGCGTGGCGGAAAAGGATTAAAGGGAGCTGAAAATCGTGAAGAGGACTTTGTTTGGAGAATTTTTACAGCATCTACTCTGACAACCTTGCTTGTGTTTAGCGATCGCGGAAAGCTTTATTGGCTGAAAGTGCATCGATTGCCCCTCGGGTCTCGCACTTCAAAAGGAAAGGCCATTAATAATGTTGTTAACCTTTCACCAAGCGAACAGGTCAGAGCGATTTTACCAGTAGCCGAATTTGCTGAGAATAGTTTTGTAGTGATGTTAACTGAAAACGGAATCATTAAGAAAACATCTCTTTCGGCTTTCTCACGACCGCGACCCAGTGGGATTATTGCTCTCACCACAGATTTGGACGATATTGTGATAGAGACCAAAATTAGCACTGGTAGTAATGATATATTTATTGTCACGAAGGAAGGCATGTCGATTCGTTTTGATGAATCCGATGTCCGCGCTATGGGACGATCTGCTCGAGGCGTAAAAGGAATAACCTTAGGTAAAGAGGATAAAGTAATAGGTGCTGAAGTCATTGAAAAGGCCGCAAAAGAGACGATTTTGATCGTGACGAAAGGTGGCTATGGGAAGCGAACGCCATTGTCAGAATACAGAACACAGAGCCGTGGTGGAGTTGGGGTGATTACTCAGAAAATAACAGAAAAAGTTGGTCCCGTGGTAGCGGCGAGATCAATTACTGACCAGGATGAAATTATTATTTCTACAAATGAGGGTCAGGCCATTCGTATGAAGGCCACAGATATCTCAGTTCTTGGTCGCAACACTCAGGGAGTTAGGCTCATCGACCTTAAGGATCAAGAATATGTGACTGGTTTCGCCATAGTGACCGAAGATGATAGAGAAACAGAATAATCTTTTCCGCCAGAAATTTATTTTTGCACTTTTGGGGTCATTGGTCGCTTTTTCTGGATGTCGATACAGCATCCAGACTGTAGAATATCAGCGGGCTGAACAGGCCTTTGAAGAGCAAAAATTCAAGGAAGCTTTGGTTCATTTAGAAAAAGTTGTTGTGGCCAAACCGAAAACCGCTATGGCTCTGGAAGCTGCTCGTCGTGGGGCGAGAATTGCCCACTTAGAAACAAATGAATTTCAAAAGGCAATCGCCTTCTATCGACATTTAGTTCTTTATTCACAAGATGAAAATGAAAGAATGGATGCCCAGAAAAAAATCGCGTCGGTTTATTTTGAAAAGCTGTCGGACTATTCGAACTCAATCAAGGAATATAGTCGTTTGGTTCAACTGCCGCATTCTCAAAGTGAGGATATTGAGTACCGATTTTCAATAGCAAAATCTTATTTCTACCTCAGTAACTTTTATCAGGCAGCAATTGAAATGAAGGAGATTCTGGATAGAGTCAAAGATAAGAACTCTCGATTTGAGTACCTTGCCTTTCAAGGAAACATCTTTTTAACGACAAAAAAGCTAGATGAGGCGATTGAGGTCTTTAGATTCATCATGGAACAATATCCGGAGGAGTCAATGAAGGAAAATGTTCCAATTAGTTTAGCGGTGACCTACGAAGAAAAAGGTGATTTCAAGGAAGCGATACAGGTCCTAGAAAAGATTAAGAAAATTCATCCATCCCCTGAGTTTCTGGAACTTAGAATCAAGCGCCTGAGAGAAAGAGTTCTCAATCAGCCAGGAGCACGGGGCCTTACAAAGTAGGACGTTTTCATGCAAAAAAATAAGGGAATTGTCTTTGCGGGCCTTGGGTTTGAACTCGTTGGAGTGGTTCTTGCCTGTCTTTATTTAGGTCAGTTGATAGATAAAATTTACGGATGGGGTGGCCTTGGAGTCGCTTTGATGATAGTGCTCGGCACAGCTGGATGGTTTTTCCATCTTATTATTTTACTCAAGCGTTTTATGAAAAACGACTGCAATACTAAGGAATAATCTTGGTCCTCAAGACTCTTGCCATACAAGCCTTATCAACTCTAGTTGCT
Proteins encoded:
- the gyrA gene encoding DNA gyrase subunit A; its protein translation is MMEKTDLKNVIDVDINREMREAYLQYSMSVIVGRALPDVRDGLKPVHRRILFSMHELGNTHDKAYKKSARVVGDVIGKYHPHGDMAVYDTIVRMAQSFSLREPLVDGQGNFGSIDGDAAAAPRYTEIRMTALTEELLEDIEKETVAFGPNYDESLLVPLVLPAKFPNLLINGSSGIAVGMATNIPPHNLSEVVDGCIALIKEPTIKTDDLIKIIPGPDFPTSGVIAGTQGILSAYKKGRGVITLKAVADIEVKKDREEIIVTEIPYQVNKARLIESIADLVRDKRVEGISDIRDESSREGMRIVIQLKRNENAQVILNRLYKFTQLQVSYGIIMLALDSRLQPKVYSLRGMLEDFIEHRKDVVTRRCIFELKKVEARAHILEGLGKALDEIEAVIQTIRSSKEAGIARQNLISKFGFSDKQAQAILEMRLQRLTGLERQKILDELDEIVKRIAWLRQVLGNVSEIFAIIIQELEDIKKRFGSPRRTRIEASEGEIEDEDLIAEEEMIVTITHTGYIKRIAVDEYRVQRRGGKGLKGAENREEDFVWRIFTASTLTTLLVFSDRGKLYWLKVHRLPLGSRTSKGKAINNVVNLSPSEQVRAILPVAEFAENSFVVMLTENGIIKKTSLSAFSRPRPSGIIALTTDLDDIVIETKISTGSNDIFIVTKEGMSIRFDESDVRAMGRSARGVKGITLGKEDKVIGAEVIEKAAKETILIVTKGGYGKRTPLSEYRTQSRGGVGVITQKITEKVGPVVAARSITDQDEIIISTNEGQAIRMKATDISVLGRNTQGVRLIDLKDQEYVTGFAIVTEDDRETE
- a CDS encoding AtpZ/AtpI family protein: MQKNKGIVFAGLGFELVGVVLACLYLGQLIDKIYGWGGLGVALMIVLGTAGWFFHLIILLKRFMKNDCNTKE
- a CDS encoding tetratricopeptide repeat protein, producing MIEKQNNLFRQKFIFALLGSLVAFSGCRYSIQTVEYQRAEQAFEEQKFKEALVHLEKVVVAKPKTAMALEAARRGARIAHLETNEFQKAIAFYRHLVLYSQDENERMDAQKKIASVYFEKLSDYSNSIKEYSRLVQLPHSQSEDIEYRFSIAKSYFYLSNFYQAAIEMKEILDRVKDKNSRFEYLAFQGNIFLTTKKLDEAIEVFRFIMEQYPEESMKENVPISLAVTYEEKGDFKEAIQVLEKIKKIHPSPEFLELRIKRLRERVLNQPGARGLTK